A window of the Pseudomonas furukawaii genome harbors these coding sequences:
- the atpA gene encoding F0F1 ATP synthase subunit alpha, with the protein MQQLNPSEISEIIKGRIEKLDVSSQARNEGTIVSVSDGIVRIHGLADVMYGEMIEFPGGVYGMALNLEQDSVGAVVLGSYLTLAEGMSAKCTGRILEVPVGPELLGRVVDALGNPIDGKGPINAKATDAVEKVAPGVIWRKSVDQPVQTGYKSVDAMIPVGRGQRELIIGDRQIGKTALAVDAIINQRNSGIRCVYVAIGQKQSTIANVVRKLEETGALANTIVVAASASESAALQFLAPYAGCTMGEYFRDRGEDALIVYDDLSKQAVAYRQISLLLRRPPGREAYPGDVFYLHSRLLERASRVSEEYVEKFTNGEVKGKTGSLTALPIIETQAGDVSAFVPTNVISITDGQIFLESAMFNAGIRPAVNAGISVSRVGGAAQTKIIKKLSGGIRTALAQYRELAAFAQFASDLDEATRKQLEHGQRVTELMKQKQYAPMSIADMAVSLYAAERGFLTDVDVNKVGAFEAALLGYFNRDLAALMAKINEKGDFNDEIDAGIKAGIEKFKATQTW; encoded by the coding sequence ATGCAGCAACTCAATCCTTCCGAAATTAGTGAAATCATCAAGGGACGTATCGAGAAACTCGACGTCTCTTCCCAAGCCCGCAACGAAGGCACCATCGTCTCCGTCTCCGACGGTATCGTCCGCATCCACGGCCTGGCCGACGTGATGTACGGCGAGATGATCGAGTTCCCGGGCGGCGTCTATGGCATGGCACTGAACCTGGAGCAGGACTCCGTAGGTGCCGTGGTCCTGGGCAGCTACCTGACTCTGGCCGAAGGCATGAGCGCCAAGTGCACTGGCCGCATCCTGGAAGTACCGGTTGGTCCGGAACTCCTGGGTCGCGTCGTCGACGCACTGGGTAACCCGATCGATGGCAAGGGCCCGATCAATGCCAAGGCTACCGACGCTGTCGAGAAAGTGGCCCCGGGCGTGATCTGGCGTAAGTCGGTAGACCAGCCGGTGCAGACCGGTTACAAGTCGGTCGACGCCATGATCCCGGTAGGCCGTGGCCAGCGCGAGCTGATCATCGGCGACCGTCAGATCGGCAAGACCGCCCTGGCCGTCGACGCCATCATCAACCAACGTAACAGCGGCATCCGCTGCGTCTACGTGGCCATCGGTCAGAAGCAATCGACCATCGCCAACGTGGTGCGCAAGCTGGAAGAAACCGGCGCCCTGGCCAACACCATCGTGGTTGCTGCATCGGCTTCCGAATCCGCTGCACTGCAGTTCCTGGCCCCCTACGCCGGCTGCACCATGGGCGAATACTTCCGCGACCGCGGTGAAGACGCCCTGATCGTTTACGATGACCTGTCCAAGCAGGCCGTGGCCTACCGCCAGATCTCCCTGCTGCTGCGTCGTCCGCCGGGCCGCGAAGCCTACCCGGGCGACGTGTTCTATCTCCACAGCCGCCTGCTGGAGCGCGCTTCCCGCGTTTCCGAGGAATACGTCGAGAAGTTCACCAACGGCGAAGTGAAAGGCAAGACCGGTTCCCTGACCGCCCTGCCGATCATCGAAACCCAGGCTGGTGACGTTTCCGCGTTCGTTCCGACCAACGTGATCTCCATCACCGACGGTCAGATCTTCCTGGAATCCGCCATGTTCAACGCAGGTATCCGTCCGGCCGTCAACGCCGGTATCTCGGTATCCCGCGTAGGTGGCGCAGCCCAGACCAAGATCATCAAGAAGCTCTCCGGTGGCATCCGTACCGCCCTGGCCCAGTACCGTGAACTGGCGGCCTTCGCCCAGTTCGCTTCTGACCTGGACGAAGCCACCCGCAAGCAGCTGGAACATGGTCAGCGCGTTACCGAGCTGATGAAGCAGAAGCAGTACGCGCCCATGTCCATCGCCGACATGGCTGTGTCCCTGTACGCTGCCGAGCGCGGCTTCCTGACCGACGTGGACGTGAACAAAGTTGGCGCCTTCGAAGCGGCCCTGCTGGGCTACTTCAACCGTGACCTGGCCGCCCTGATGGCCAAGATCAACGAGAAAGGTGACTTCAACGACGAAATCGACGCAGGCATCAAGGCCGGCATCGAGAAGTTCAAGGCCACCCAAACCTGGTAA
- a CDS encoding F0F1 ATP synthase subunit delta, with protein sequence MAELTTLARPYAKAAFEYAQAHQQLAAWSAMLGLAAAVSQDTTMQQVLKAPRLTSEEKANTFIEVVGDKFDAQVGNFIHILSENGRLVLLPEIVELFELYKAEQEKSIDVEVTSAFALNTEQQDKLAKVLSARLSREVRLHAAEDASLIGGVVIRAGDLVIDGSVRGKIAKLAEALKS encoded by the coding sequence ATGGCAGAACTGACCACGCTGGCCCGACCTTACGCCAAGGCGGCTTTCGAGTACGCCCAGGCCCATCAGCAGCTGGCCGCCTGGTCGGCCATGCTTGGCCTGGCCGCTGCGGTGTCCCAGGACACCACCATGCAGCAGGTGCTCAAAGCCCCGCGTCTGACGAGCGAAGAGAAAGCCAACACCTTCATCGAGGTGGTTGGTGACAAGTTCGATGCTCAGGTAGGCAATTTCATTCACATCCTCTCCGAGAACGGCCGCCTCGTGCTGCTGCCGGAGATCGTCGAACTGTTCGAGCTGTACAAGGCCGAGCAGGAGAAGTCGATCGATGTGGAAGTCACCAGTGCCTTCGCATTGAACACTGAACAGCAAGACAAACTCGCCAAGGTTCTCAGCGCACGGCTCAGCCGGGAAGTGCGTCTGCACGCCGCGGAAGACGCCAGCCTCATCGGCGGCGTCGTGATTCGCGCGGGCGACCTGGTTATCGATGGCTCGGTTCGCGGCAAGATCGCGAAACTGGCCGAAGCGTTGAAATCTTGA
- a CDS encoding F0F1 ATP synthase subunit B yields the protein MNINATLIGQSVAFFIFVLFCMKFVWPPVITALRERQKKIADGLDAASRAARDLELAHEKVGQQLREAKAQAAEIIEQAKKRANQIVDEARDQARAEGERLKAQAQAEIEQELNSVKDALRAQLGALAVNGAEKILGATIDQNAHAELVNKLAAEI from the coding sequence GTGAATATTAATGCAACCCTGATCGGCCAGTCCGTTGCGTTCTTCATCTTCGTACTGTTCTGCATGAAGTTCGTGTGGCCTCCGGTCATCACTGCTCTGCGTGAACGTCAGAAGAAGATCGCTGATGGCCTGGACGCTGCCAGCCGTGCGGCTCGTGACCTGGAGCTGGCCCATGAGAAAGTGGGTCAGCAACTGCGCGAAGCCAAGGCTCAGGCAGCTGAAATCATCGAGCAAGCCAAAAAGCGCGCTAACCAGATCGTCGACGAAGCTCGCGATCAGGCACGTGCTGAAGGCGAGCGCCTGAAGGCGCAGGCTCAGGCCGAGATCGAACAGGAACTGAACAGCGTCAAAGACGCCCTGCGTGCCCAACTGGGTGCCCTGGCCGTCAATGGTGCCGAGAAGATCCTGGGTGCCACTATCGATCAAAACGCGCACGCGGAGCTGGTTAACAAACTGGCCGCCGAAATCTAA
- the atpE gene encoding F0F1 ATP synthase subunit C has protein sequence METVVGLTAIAVALLIGLGALGTAIGFGLLGGKFLEGAARQPEMVPMLQVKMFIVAGLLDAVTMIGVGIALFFTFANPFIAQVAQ, from the coding sequence ATGGAAACTGTAGTAGGTCTCACCGCGATCGCCGTAGCTCTGCTGATTGGTCTGGGTGCCCTGGGTACCGCTATCGGCTTCGGTCTGCTGGGTGGCAAGTTCCTGGAAGGCGCCGCTCGCCAGCCGGAAATGGTTCCCATGCTGCAGGTCAAGATGTTCATCGTGGCCGGTCTGCTCGACGCCGTAACCATGATCGGCGTTGGTATCGCCCTGTTCTTCACCTTCGCTAACCCGTTCATTGCTCAGGTAGCCCAGTAA